One genomic window of Desulfuromonas sp. AOP6 includes the following:
- the mshL gene encoding pilus (MSHA type) biogenesis protein MshL, which produces MMRRFACLALRVLLLIALLALAACLPARGPAVGDDIAEALHQPASPTAVKPAAPEIPAAVASALLSPLNSGLGLPGRKEEPRFDIAAEQTPARQFFTGLVAGTSTNMVVHPDVDGEISLTMKNASIPEVLEVVRSVFGYEYRLHGNTYQIMPVGLQSRIFPVNYLNLSRKGLSQTRVSSGQVSEGASSDNDEGESGSSDRRSKAVSGSRIDTESLADFWKELEYALRTLIGNEDGRRVVVQPQASVVIVRAMPEELREVESYLTAMQGNLQRQVILEAKILEVELNDGFQSGINWAALGQPADGKSMVIGQTGGGSFFNSGASEIVGNTGVLNPAALSMVEGTATSAFGGVFSAALNFKDFTAFIELLESQGEVQVLSSPRISTVNNQKAVIKVGTDEFFVTDISSTTVTGTTTTTTPDITLTPFFSGIALDVTPQIDSNGQVTLHIHPTVSEVRDQQKTITVANQEQQLPLAFSSVRESDSIVSAFSGQVVVIGGLMKNQTSKQKASVPLLGRIPLLGHLFSHNQMVSRKSELVILLRPQVVDNGQVWERELENTRNRVQSLGGAMGRNW; this is translated from the coding sequence ATGATGCGAAGGTTTGCCTGTCTTGCTCTAAGGGTTCTGCTGCTGATCGCCTTGCTGGCTCTCGCTGCCTGCCTCCCGGCCAGGGGGCCGGCTGTCGGGGATGATATCGCCGAGGCGCTGCACCAGCCTGCCTCTCCCACCGCCGTGAAGCCGGCCGCACCCGAGATTCCAGCCGCCGTCGCCTCGGCCCTGCTGAGCCCCCTGAACTCAGGACTGGGCCTGCCTGGCCGGAAAGAGGAGCCCCGTTTCGACATTGCCGCCGAACAGACGCCCGCCCGCCAGTTTTTTACCGGCCTGGTGGCGGGGACGTCCACCAACATGGTTGTTCATCCTGATGTTGACGGTGAAATTTCGCTGACCATGAAGAATGCCAGCATCCCGGAGGTGCTCGAAGTGGTGCGCAGTGTCTTCGGCTACGAGTACCGCCTGCACGGCAACACCTATCAAATAATGCCTGTGGGGCTGCAATCCCGCATCTTTCCGGTGAATTATCTCAATCTTTCCCGCAAAGGTCTCTCGCAGACGCGAGTGAGCTCGGGCCAGGTCAGCGAGGGCGCGAGCAGCGACAATGACGAGGGTGAAAGTGGCAGCAGCGACCGTCGTTCCAAGGCTGTCTCCGGTAGCCGCATCGACACCGAGTCGCTGGCCGACTTCTGGAAAGAGCTCGAATACGCCCTGCGCACTCTCATCGGCAATGAAGACGGTCGCCGGGTGGTGGTGCAACCCCAGGCCAGCGTCGTCATCGTGCGCGCCATGCCCGAGGAACTGCGCGAGGTCGAAAGCTACCTGACCGCCATGCAGGGCAATCTGCAAAGGCAGGTCATTCTTGAAGCCAAAATCCTCGAAGTTGAACTTAACGACGGTTTCCAGTCGGGGATCAACTGGGCTGCCCTGGGTCAGCCTGCGGACGGCAAATCCATGGTGATCGGCCAGACCGGGGGCGGGTCGTTCTTCAACAGTGGCGCCTCCGAAATCGTCGGCAATACGGGCGTTCTCAATCCGGCCGCCTTGTCCATGGTGGAAGGGACCGCTACCTCGGCCTTTGGCGGCGTCTTCTCGGCCGCGCTGAATTTCAAGGATTTTACCGCCTTCATCGAGCTGCTCGAATCCCAGGGCGAGGTGCAGGTGCTCTCCAGTCCGCGCATCTCTACCGTCAATAACCAGAAAGCGGTCATCAAGGTCGGCACCGATGAATTTTTCGTCACCGACATCTCCAGCACGACGGTGACCGGCACCACCACCACGACCACCCCGGACATCACCCTGACCCCTTTCTTCTCCGGTATCGCCCTCGACGTGACACCGCAGATCGACAGCAACGGCCAGGTCACCCTGCATATCCATCCGACGGTGAGCGAGGTGCGGGACCAGCAGAAGACCATTACTGTGGCCAATCAGGAACAGCAGCTTCCCCTGGCTTTTTCCAGCGTGCGCGAGTCGGACAGCATCGTCAGCGCCTTCAGCGGACAGGTCGTGGTCATCGGGGGTCTGATGAAGAATCAGACGTCCAAACAGAAAGCCTCCGTGCCTCTGCTCGGACGCATCCCCCTGCTCGGACACCTCTTTTCCCACAACCAGATGGTTTCCAGAAAAAGTGAACTGGTCATTCTCCTTCGTCCCCAGGT